From one Catenuloplanes nepalensis genomic stretch:
- a CDS encoding DUF3151 domain-containing protein → MQNLMPQPPATLLPGDDEAAAALAAADNDEAFAQVAARFPTNSAAWAALAKRAIDNGQTVAGYAYARTGYHRGLDALRRNGWKGHGPVPWAHEPNRGFLGCLHELARAADAIGESDEAARCAQFLRDCDPVAADALAGA, encoded by the coding sequence ATGCAGAATCTGATGCCACAGCCGCCGGCCACGCTGCTGCCCGGCGACGACGAGGCGGCGGCCGCGCTGGCCGCGGCCGATAACGACGAGGCCTTCGCGCAGGTGGCGGCTCGTTTCCCGACTAACAGCGCGGCCTGGGCGGCGCTCGCGAAACGGGCGATCGACAACGGCCAGACCGTCGCGGGGTACGCGTACGCCCGCACCGGATATCACCGCGGCCTGGACGCGCTGCGCCGCAACGGCTGGAAGGGCCACGGCCCGGTGCCGTGGGCGCACGAGCCGAACCGGGGCTTCCTCGGCTGCCTGCACGAGCTGGCCCGGGCCGCCGACGCGATCGGCGAGTCCGACGAGGCGGCGCGCTGCGCCCAGTTCCTCCGCGACTGCGACCCGGTCGCGGCGGACGCGCTCGCGGGAGCCTGA
- a CDS encoding LOG family protein → MPTPPPRDVIELHDHTESEVETRAELDRHLAAGSLAHLAVLGLALDTDPPDFTGVDLTRTLFLGCSFASAEVTADLVRRGASVVPALRAVPYPTHPARLYTAEDLSAGFAEHGFDGMYDTVVYQHFRANGGAVPEVREALAQRLHDHGIDSALAYATHAWLAEHGPASVVGVMGGHAVARGSAAYRLAATIGRELTRRDRLVVTGGGPGVMEAANLGAYLSTRPADDLTEAIDMLAAAPDFMDHRPFTEAALAVREKFAPDPAAHWARRGGLSVPTWLYGHEPANLFAGKVGKYFSNAIREDQILRLCRGGLVFAPGRAGTVQEVFQAATKTFYGTDGPSGAYVFLDTAFWTETLPVQTLLAPLFAQSPHGDLTATIHLTDDAGRAVEILTATA, encoded by the coding sequence GTGCCGACTCCCCCGCCGCGTGACGTCATCGAACTCCACGACCACACCGAGTCCGAGGTGGAGACGCGCGCCGAGCTCGACCGCCACCTCGCCGCCGGCTCGCTGGCCCACCTGGCCGTGCTCGGGCTCGCGCTGGACACCGACCCGCCGGACTTCACCGGCGTGGACCTGACCCGCACGCTCTTCCTGGGCTGCTCGTTCGCATCCGCCGAGGTCACCGCGGACCTGGTCCGGCGCGGCGCGTCCGTGGTGCCGGCGCTGCGAGCGGTGCCCTACCCGACGCACCCGGCGCGGCTCTACACGGCCGAGGACCTCTCCGCCGGCTTCGCCGAGCACGGCTTCGACGGCATGTACGACACCGTCGTCTACCAGCACTTCCGGGCGAACGGCGGCGCGGTCCCGGAGGTCCGCGAGGCGCTCGCCCAGCGGTTGCACGACCACGGCATCGACAGCGCACTCGCGTACGCCACGCACGCCTGGTTGGCCGAGCACGGCCCCGCCTCCGTGGTCGGCGTGATGGGCGGTCACGCGGTCGCGCGCGGCTCGGCCGCCTACCGCCTCGCGGCCACGATCGGCCGGGAACTGACCCGGCGCGACCGCCTGGTCGTCACCGGCGGCGGCCCCGGCGTGATGGAGGCCGCGAACCTCGGCGCCTACCTCTCCACCCGGCCCGCGGACGACCTCACCGAGGCGATCGACATGCTCGCCGCCGCGCCCGACTTCATGGACCACCGCCCGTTCACCGAGGCCGCGCTCGCGGTCCGGGAGAAGTTCGCGCCGGACCCGGCGGCCCACTGGGCCCGTCGCGGCGGCCTGTCCGTCCCGACCTGGCTCTACGGCCACGAGCCCGCGAACCTGTTCGCCGGCAAGGTCGGGAAATACTTCAGCAATGCCATTCGTGAAGATCAAATTCTTCGCCTCTGCCGTGGCGGCCTGGTCTTCGCCCCCGGTCGGGCCGGCACGGTCCAGGAGGTCTTCCAGGCCGCCACCAAGACCTTCTACGGCACCGACGGCCCGAGCGGCGCCTACGTCTTCCTCGACACCGCGTTCTGGACCGAGACCCTCCCGGTACAGACCCTGCTGGCCCCGCTCTTCGCCCAGTCCCCGCACGGCGACCTGACCGCCACCATCCACCTCACCGACGACGCCGGCCGGGCCGTGGAAATCTTGACCGCCACCGCGTGA
- a CDS encoding type II toxin-antitoxin system HipA family toxin: MVAGVTAEVRLHGKVVGVLTYDRGSSRLTYTDDLQGPDHRVLGQIFEEDPRTVRHARTGLPDWLANLLPEGEFRRQVIREMGGGNIGDFRLLLRLGHDLPGAVTVHGEAEQGLDESEDLTARDEDPGPDALRYSLAGYQLKFSLRGDRLTAPMRNRDGWVIAKLPDRALNRLAENEYLTMRWLALAGFDVPPVDLVRAETLPTVPPGFLDPEAMAYVIERFDRSPAGPVHVEDFAQVANVGPRQKYGESGATYDTVGGVIRLLAGESDFEAYVDRLVAMIVTGNTDGHLKNWALWYPDGVMPRLAPVYDFHSLSVYQRFRYQPLALSLAGEQMPEYLNVDHFRRLAEFVGADPDRIGQRVAHTVARLREVWEQDAHMETKRFFPGLADHYERRLRTLPLAQG, encoded by the coding sequence ATGGTTGCTGGGGTCACTGCTGAGGTGCGGTTACATGGGAAGGTCGTGGGGGTTCTCACCTATGACAGGGGCAGCTCTCGTCTGACCTATACAGATGATCTCCAAGGGCCGGATCATCGCGTGCTGGGGCAGATCTTCGAGGAGGACCCGCGTACCGTGCGGCATGCGCGGACCGGGCTTCCTGACTGGCTTGCGAACCTCCTCCCCGAGGGCGAGTTCCGCCGGCAGGTGATCCGGGAGATGGGTGGCGGTAATATCGGCGATTTTCGCTTGCTGTTACGCCTCGGCCATGACCTTCCCGGGGCGGTGACGGTTCACGGCGAGGCCGAGCAAGGGCTGGACGAGTCGGAAGACCTCACTGCGCGCGACGAGGATCCCGGTCCCGATGCGCTTAGATACTCGCTCGCCGGCTATCAGCTCAAGTTCTCGCTTCGCGGTGACCGCCTGACCGCGCCGATGAGGAACAGGGACGGCTGGGTCATCGCCAAGCTGCCGGACCGCGCGCTGAATCGGCTGGCCGAGAACGAGTACCTGACCATGCGCTGGCTCGCTCTTGCGGGATTTGATGTTCCACCGGTCGATCTGGTGCGGGCCGAGACGCTACCGACCGTTCCGCCGGGCTTTCTCGACCCGGAAGCGATGGCGTACGTGATTGAGCGGTTCGATCGCTCACCTGCCGGCCCGGTGCACGTCGAGGACTTCGCGCAGGTGGCGAACGTCGGTCCTCGACAGAAGTACGGGGAGTCAGGAGCCACTTACGACACCGTAGGCGGTGTGATTCGCCTGCTGGCGGGTGAGAGTGATTTCGAGGCTTACGTCGATCGTCTCGTCGCCATGATCGTCACCGGGAACACCGACGGCCACCTGAAGAATTGGGCTTTGTGGTACCCGGACGGTGTGATGCCACGACTTGCGCCGGTCTACGACTTCCACTCGCTCTCCGTGTACCAACGCTTCCGCTACCAGCCGCTGGCCCTGAGCCTGGCGGGCGAGCAGATGCCCGAGTACCTGAACGTCGACCACTTCCGGCGCTTGGCGGAATTCGTCGGTGCCGACCCTGACCGGATCGGCCAACGCGTTGCCCATACCGTCGCGCGGCTACGCGAGGTGTGGGAACAGGACGCTCATATGGAGACGAAGCGCTTCTTTCCCGGTTTGGCCGACCACTACGAGCGTCGACTTCGTACCCTTCCTCTGGCGCAGGGCTGA
- the purD gene encoding phosphoribosylamine--glycine ligase — protein MRVLLIGSGGREHALAIGLAADPAVEQLFAAPGNPGIAQLAELREVTATDPAAVAALAVEVAADLVVIGPEAPLVAGVADAVRAKGIAAFGPSAAAAELEGSKTFAKDVMSAAGVPTARSRTCTTPEQAAAALDEFGAPFVVKDDGLAAGKGVVVTDDREAALAHAAECGRVVIEEYLAGPEVSLFVVTDGEAALPLMPAQDFKRAGDGDAGPNTGGMGAYTPLDWAPSGLVDQVMAEVVHPTLAQMRRRGTPFSGLLYVGLAITRSGPRVIEFNARFGDPETQVVLAMLTTPLAGLLRAAAIGELAAHPPLAWRDGAAVTVVVASEGYPEAPRTGGVLTGAERPGVIHAGTRRRDDGALVSSGGRVVCATATGADLTAARAAAYALVKGIELAGSHHRTDIALAAAERRVTV, from the coding sequence GTGCGCGTACTTCTCATCGGTTCCGGAGGGCGTGAACACGCCCTCGCCATCGGCCTCGCGGCCGACCCCGCTGTCGAGCAGCTGTTCGCGGCGCCGGGCAACCCCGGCATCGCCCAGCTCGCCGAGCTGCGCGAGGTGACCGCGACCGACCCGGCGGCGGTCGCGGCGCTCGCCGTCGAGGTCGCCGCCGACCTGGTCGTGATCGGCCCGGAGGCGCCGCTGGTGGCCGGCGTGGCGGACGCGGTGCGGGCCAAGGGCATCGCCGCCTTCGGCCCGTCCGCCGCCGCGGCCGAGCTGGAGGGCTCGAAGACGTTCGCGAAGGACGTGATGTCCGCGGCCGGCGTGCCGACCGCGCGTTCACGCACCTGCACCACGCCGGAGCAGGCCGCGGCCGCGCTGGACGAGTTCGGCGCGCCGTTCGTGGTGAAGGACGACGGCCTCGCGGCCGGCAAGGGCGTCGTGGTCACGGACGACCGGGAGGCCGCGCTCGCCCACGCGGCCGAGTGCGGCCGGGTCGTCATCGAGGAATACCTGGCCGGTCCCGAGGTCTCGCTGTTCGTGGTGACCGACGGCGAGGCCGCGCTGCCGCTGATGCCGGCCCAGGACTTCAAGCGCGCCGGCGACGGCGACGCCGGGCCGAACACCGGCGGCATGGGCGCCTACACGCCGCTGGACTGGGCGCCGTCCGGCCTGGTCGACCAGGTGATGGCCGAGGTCGTTCACCCGACGCTGGCCCAGATGCGCCGGCGCGGCACGCCGTTCTCTGGCCTGCTCTACGTCGGACTGGCGATCACGAGGTCCGGCCCGCGCGTGATCGAGTTCAACGCCCGCTTCGGCGACCCGGAGACCCAGGTCGTGCTGGCCATGCTGACCACGCCGCTGGCCGGGCTGCTGCGCGCGGCCGCGATCGGTGAGCTGGCCGCGCACCCGCCGCTGGCCTGGCGGGACGGCGCCGCGGTGACCGTGGTGGTGGCGTCCGAGGGTTACCCGGAGGCGCCGCGGACCGGTGGCGTGCTGACCGGCGCGGAGCGGCCCGGCGTGATCCACGCGGGCACGAGGCGGCGGGACGACGGCGCGCTGGTCTCGTCCGGCGGCCGGGTGGTCTGCGCGACCGCGACCGGTGCCGATCTGACGGCCGCGCGCGCCGCCGCGTACGCGCTGGTGAAGGGCATCGAACTGGCCGGTTCGCATCACCGCACGGACATCGCGCTCGCGGCTGCGGAAAGGCGCGTAACGGTCTGA
- a CDS encoding MinD/ParA family ATP-binding protein — translation MSDPAPAVPTPPVPPLPGPPTLPGPPPTIPPGPDPRVQGRVAVPGPHQSGPNQAYPGPQTSGPNPVHPGPQYPGPGPVPQYPVPQQQYPGPQYPPPGPHQPGPHQQPYPGPQQPGPHQQYPMHQPPVHQQRPAHQQGPMHAPPPMVHQQHQPQYPPVHQQGAIPPVPPGPGPVPGPFPGPNALPMPQHPGPVPPGPEPTPPPFGPPPPMPGPVPEVTSAPPLNAGDGEQPHLQGGTARPDFPRPPTLDRPPYPGPNQPPIPDPNQGQPPWQQQVAYHQQGTAYPPVPFPPQEGQPPAPDTGWEPDLSAPSPTADDFARRRTMKPADPVAQMGVRAGLRHATFGLLSLAPGRREQEIKKDIDMVRRNFGGLRQVTIVNPKGGAGKTIAVLLLAMTFGQRRGGYVLAWDNNETQGTLGMRAQQDFHARTVRDMLRDLVSFQGASGRVGDLSQYVRAQGEGMFDVLASDESATAGEILTADAFAEIRDVVSRFYKLIFVDTGNNVRAQNWQAAIDATDQLVVTMSARNDSAETAARMLDHLEQTGRQRLVRQAVTIVSSPSAKRDLDTDAIFRHFAARTRVVVSAPYERSVDTGEPIRYGTLSSATRDAWLKIAAAVAEGL, via the coding sequence GTGTCCGACCCGGCGCCCGCGGTGCCCACACCGCCGGTCCCGCCGCTGCCCGGCCCTCCCACGCTGCCCGGCCCTCCGCCGACGATCCCGCCCGGGCCCGACCCGCGCGTGCAGGGCCGCGTCGCCGTGCCGGGACCGCATCAGTCCGGCCCGAACCAGGCCTACCCGGGGCCGCAGACGTCCGGGCCGAACCCGGTCCACCCGGGCCCGCAGTATCCGGGTCCCGGCCCGGTTCCGCAGTACCCGGTTCCGCAGCAGCAGTACCCGGGCCCGCAGTACCCCCCGCCCGGGCCACACCAGCCGGGCCCGCATCAGCAGCCGTACCCCGGGCCGCAGCAGCCGGGCCCGCACCAGCAGTACCCGATGCATCAGCCGCCGGTGCACCAGCAGCGTCCGGCCCATCAGCAGGGGCCGATGCACGCGCCGCCGCCGATGGTCCACCAGCAGCACCAGCCGCAGTACCCGCCGGTGCACCAGCAGGGCGCGATCCCACCCGTACCCCCGGGTCCCGGTCCTGTTCCCGGTCCTTTCCCGGGTCCGAACGCGCTGCCGATGCCGCAGCACCCCGGTCCGGTGCCGCCCGGCCCCGAACCGACGCCACCCCCCTTCGGCCCGCCGCCGCCCATGCCCGGCCCGGTGCCCGAGGTGACGAGCGCGCCGCCGCTCAACGCCGGCGACGGCGAGCAGCCGCACCTTCAGGGCGGCACCGCGCGGCCCGACTTCCCGCGCCCGCCCACGCTGGACCGGCCGCCCTACCCGGGCCCGAACCAGCCGCCGATCCCCGACCCGAACCAGGGTCAGCCGCCGTGGCAGCAGCAGGTCGCCTACCACCAGCAGGGGACCGCGTACCCGCCGGTGCCGTTCCCGCCGCAGGAGGGCCAGCCGCCGGCGCCGGACACCGGCTGGGAACCGGACCTGAGCGCGCCGTCGCCGACCGCGGACGACTTCGCGCGTCGCCGGACCATGAAGCCGGCCGACCCGGTCGCGCAGATGGGCGTCCGGGCCGGTCTGCGGCACGCCACGTTCGGCCTGCTCTCGCTGGCCCCGGGGCGGCGCGAGCAGGAGATCAAGAAGGACATCGACATGGTCCGCCGGAACTTCGGCGGGCTGCGGCAGGTCACGATCGTCAACCCGAAGGGCGGTGCCGGGAAGACCATCGCGGTGCTGCTGCTCGCGATGACGTTCGGGCAGCGACGCGGCGGGTACGTGCTGGCCTGGGACAACAACGAGACCCAGGGCACGCTCGGCATGCGCGCGCAGCAGGACTTCCACGCGCGTACCGTCCGGGACATGCTCCGCGACCTGGTCAGCTTCCAGGGTGCGAGCGGCCGGGTCGGCGACCTCTCGCAGTACGTGCGGGCGCAGGGCGAGGGCATGTTCGACGTGCTCGCGTCCGACGAGTCCGCGACCGCGGGCGAGATCCTGACCGCGGACGCGTTCGCCGAGATCCGCGACGTGGTCAGCCGGTTCTACAAGCTGATCTTCGTGGACACCGGTAACAACGTGCGCGCGCAGAACTGGCAGGCCGCGATCGACGCCACCGACCAACTCGTGGTCACGATGTCCGCCCGTAACGACTCGGCGGAGACCGCGGCCCGGATGCTCGACCACCTGGAGCAGACCGGCCGGCAGCGGCTGGTCCGGCAGGCGGTGACGATCGTGTCCTCGCCGTCGGCCAAGCGCGACCTGGACACCGACGCGATCTTCCGGCACTTCGCGGCCCGGACCCGCGTCGTGGTCTCCGCGCCGTACGAGCGGAGCGTCGACACCGGCGAGCCGATCCGTTACGGCACGCTCTCCTCCGCCACCCGCGACGCCTGGCTCAAGATCGCCGCGGCCGTCGCGGAAGGCCTCTGA
- a CDS encoding adenylosuccinate synthase, with the protein MPAIVLLGAQWGDEGKGKVTDLLGERVDYVVRYSGGNNAGHTVITPDGQKYALHLMPSGALSPNAIIVIGNGVVVDPKILLQEIDGLNERGVDVSRLRISGDAHLIMPHHRALDRVVERYLGSSRIGTTGRGIGPAYGDKVARMGIRVQDLLDPGILRKKLELALREKNQILFKVYNRKAMDVDAVVEEYLGYAERLKQYIAETRTILWDALDRGENVLLEGAQATMLDMDHGTYPFVTSSNPTAGGACVGAGIPPTAITKVIAVSKAYTTRVGSGPFPTELFDEFGQHLRKIGHEYGTTTGRERRCGWFDAVVARYASRLNGVTDLVVTKLDVLSGLEKVPICVGYEIDGERVDDMPMTQTDFHHAKPVYEELDGWWEDISQARTESELPKNARRYIARIEELCNTRVSVVGVGPGREENVVRHQLI; encoded by the coding sequence ATGCCAGCGATAGTGCTTCTCGGCGCGCAATGGGGCGACGAGGGCAAGGGCAAGGTTACCGACCTGCTGGGCGAGCGGGTCGACTACGTGGTGCGGTATTCCGGTGGCAACAACGCCGGACACACCGTGATCACTCCCGACGGCCAGAAGTATGCCCTTCACCTCATGCCGTCCGGCGCGCTGTCGCCGAACGCGATCATCGTGATCGGCAACGGCGTCGTGGTCGACCCCAAGATCCTCCTCCAGGAGATCGACGGCCTGAACGAGCGCGGCGTCGACGTGTCCCGGCTGCGCATCTCCGGTGACGCACACCTGATCATGCCGCACCACCGCGCGCTGGACCGGGTGGTGGAGCGCTACCTCGGCTCGTCCCGGATCGGCACCACCGGGCGCGGCATCGGCCCGGCCTACGGCGACAAGGTCGCGCGGATGGGCATCCGCGTGCAGGACCTGCTCGACCCGGGCATCCTGCGCAAGAAGCTCGAGCTGGCGCTGCGCGAGAAGAACCAGATCCTGTTCAAGGTCTACAACCGCAAGGCGATGGACGTGGACGCGGTGGTCGAGGAGTACCTCGGCTACGCGGAGCGACTGAAGCAGTACATCGCGGAGACCCGGACGATTCTCTGGGACGCGCTGGACCGGGGCGAGAACGTGCTGCTCGAGGGCGCACAGGCGACCATGCTGGACATGGACCACGGCACCTACCCGTTCGTCACCTCGTCGAACCCGACCGCCGGCGGCGCGTGCGTGGGCGCGGGCATCCCGCCGACCGCGATCACCAAGGTCATCGCGGTGAGCAAGGCGTACACCACGCGCGTCGGCTCCGGCCCGTTCCCGACCGAGCTGTTCGACGAGTTCGGCCAGCACCTGCGCAAGATCGGCCACGAGTACGGCACCACCACCGGCCGGGAGCGCCGCTGCGGCTGGTTCGACGCGGTGGTCGCGCGGTACGCCTCCCGGCTGAACGGTGTCACCGATCTGGTGGTCACGAAGCTGGACGTCCTCTCCGGACTGGAGAAGGTGCCGATCTGCGTCGGCTACGAGATCGACGGCGAGCGGGTCGACGACATGCCGATGACGCAGACCGACTTCCACCACGCCAAGCCGGTCTACGAGGAGCTGGACGGCTGGTGGGAGGACATCTCGCAGGCCCGCACCGAGTCCGAGCTGCCGAAGAACGCCCGGCGGTACATCGCGCGGATCGAGGAGCTGTGCAACACCCGGGTCAGCGTGGTCGGCGTCGGGCCGGGCCGCGAGGAGAACGTGGTCCGGCACCAGCTGATCTGA
- a CDS encoding polysaccharide pyruvyl transferase family protein translates to MLDRTGPTVGVLGSYGGLNLGDEAILTSLLDDLRNRRPDARILVFSRHPENTKAKHPNVEVVGWEGISRQATATSLGELDLLILGGGGILYNTEARRYLRVAKAAQERGVPVFTYALGAGPLTEETDCAIVREVLSEAVEVTVRDEESRLVLEEAGVTRTIHVTADPALLLDPEDFSDDMLRAEGIPAGRRLVGMSVREPGKAAEHLDEESYHQLLAQMGDFLVHRLDAQLLFVPMERDDIRHSHAVLSHMTAVQDCRVLYGDYRPRQVLGLMRHLDLAVGMRLHFLIFSALSSVPFLPLPYAGKVFDFAQQAGAPALRGVMRESAGPLLAQVDRLWDERPERVADTGERMAVLRARSRETGERLGAVLENIHPRTLIAA, encoded by the coding sequence GTGCTCGACAGAACCGGACCCACCGTAGGCGTGCTCGGCTCGTACGGCGGACTCAACCTCGGCGACGAGGCGATCCTCACCAGCCTGCTCGACGATCTGCGCAACCGTCGGCCCGACGCCCGAATCCTGGTCTTCTCCCGGCATCCGGAGAACACGAAGGCGAAGCACCCGAACGTCGAGGTGGTCGGCTGGGAGGGGATCAGCCGGCAGGCGACCGCGACCTCTCTCGGCGAGCTCGACCTGCTGATCCTCGGCGGCGGTGGCATCCTCTACAACACCGAGGCGCGGCGCTACCTCCGGGTGGCCAAGGCGGCCCAGGAGCGCGGCGTGCCGGTCTTCACCTACGCGCTCGGCGCCGGTCCGCTCACCGAGGAGACGGACTGCGCCATCGTCCGCGAGGTGCTCTCCGAGGCGGTCGAGGTAACGGTCCGGGACGAGGAGTCCCGGCTGGTCCTCGAGGAGGCCGGCGTCACCCGCACCATCCACGTCACCGCGGACCCGGCGCTGCTGCTGGACCCGGAGGACTTCAGCGACGACATGCTGCGCGCGGAGGGCATCCCGGCCGGGCGGCGCCTGGTCGGCATGAGCGTCCGGGAGCCCGGCAAGGCCGCGGAGCACCTGGACGAGGAGTCGTACCACCAGCTGCTCGCGCAGATGGGCGACTTCCTGGTGCACCGGCTCGACGCCCAGCTGCTCTTCGTGCCGATGGAGCGCGACGACATCCGGCACTCGCACGCGGTCCTCTCGCACATGACCGCGGTGCAGGACTGCCGCGTGCTCTACGGCGACTACCGGCCCCGGCAGGTGCTCGGCCTGATGCGGCACCTGGACCTGGCGGTCGGCATGCGCCTGCACTTCCTGATCTTCAGCGCGCTCAGCAGCGTGCCGTTCCTGCCCCTGCCGTACGCCGGGAAGGTCTTCGACTTCGCCCAGCAGGCGGGAGCGCCCGCCCTCCGCGGCGTCATGCGCGAGTCGGCCGGCCCGCTGCTCGCGCAGGTCGACCGGCTCTGGGACGAACGGCCGGAGCGGGTCGCCGACACCGGCGAGCGGATGGCCGTGCTGCGGGCCCGGTCGCGGGAGACCGGCGAGCGGCTCGGTGCGGTCCTGGAGAACATCCACCCGCGCACACTGATCGCCGCGTAG
- a CDS encoding DUF262 domain-containing protein produces MPTLDRPRIEYRTPVDLARELERGLLRIPPFQRGFKWESTDVIALFDSLLRGFPIGNLLLWRRPAPAATVRVGPLQIEAGQMDSAYWVVDGQQRVTSLGGALLLADESTDPRFRIFLDLDTSKFHSLGARQQAPRHWLPVNRLVETKALFAWMRSNAEWLTDAHLETADAVAKAIREYQIPTYIVDTGDESALRQIFDRLNNTGKPLTKAEVFHALHSGLSGQAPSDLRSIGAVAAEAGFGSIDDRLALRCVLAYRGGDLFRENFHDEFASSEDRQDTFREVATILRVVVDFLRGEAGIPHLRLLPYSHVIPILVRFVRVHGEPTDRLSRLLRRWVWRDAIGGLAARGTSVAAVRQAIEVLDTDHAYDAAQTLLSLAEDRGDFRPDLSKVHLNHAAAKVNLLGLVSASPLDPATGMPFDPAVLFDARNTTKDIIKEIVADHSHPLADGFANRIVLGRGLNRTARNVLLSAPDDVRESHLVDDGTFALLHGGHDEEFLHARAVLVERAISRHVAAMAEWGARGGRSIADMIRKAA; encoded by the coding sequence ATGCCGACACTGGACCGGCCGCGAATCGAATATCGGACGCCGGTCGATCTCGCTCGGGAGTTGGAAAGAGGATTGCTTCGCATTCCACCGTTCCAGCGCGGCTTCAAATGGGAGTCGACCGATGTCATCGCGCTCTTCGACAGCCTGCTGCGCGGATTCCCGATCGGAAATCTGCTGCTGTGGCGTCGTCCAGCGCCTGCGGCCACCGTGCGTGTCGGCCCGCTCCAAATCGAAGCGGGGCAGATGGACTCCGCATACTGGGTCGTCGACGGCCAGCAACGGGTGACCAGTCTGGGCGGTGCCCTGCTGCTGGCCGACGAATCGACAGACCCGCGATTTCGAATCTTTCTGGATCTGGACACCTCCAAGTTCCACTCCTTGGGAGCGCGGCAGCAGGCCCCGCGTCATTGGCTTCCGGTCAATCGGCTGGTGGAGACGAAGGCGCTCTTCGCCTGGATGCGGTCGAACGCTGAGTGGCTGACGGATGCCCACCTGGAGACCGCCGATGCCGTTGCGAAGGCCATCCGTGAGTACCAGATTCCGACATACATCGTTGACACCGGCGACGAAAGCGCGCTGCGGCAGATCTTCGACCGCTTGAACAACACAGGAAAGCCGCTGACCAAGGCGGAGGTCTTCCATGCCCTGCACTCGGGCCTGTCCGGCCAGGCGCCAAGCGACCTGCGTAGCATCGGTGCGGTAGCGGCGGAGGCGGGCTTCGGCAGCATCGACGACCGGCTGGCACTTCGCTGTGTGCTCGCTTACCGCGGCGGTGATCTGTTTCGTGAGAATTTCCACGACGAGTTCGCCTCCTCCGAGGACCGGCAGGACACGTTCCGCGAGGTCGCCACGATCCTGCGAGTGGTCGTCGACTTCCTCCGTGGCGAGGCGGGCATCCCACATCTTCGGCTCCTGCCGTACTCGCATGTGATTCCGATCCTCGTTCGGTTCGTCCGGGTGCACGGAGAGCCGACGGACCGTTTGTCGCGATTGCTGCGCCGATGGGTGTGGCGGGACGCGATCGGCGGGTTGGCTGCACGCGGCACCAGCGTCGCAGCGGTGCGGCAGGCGATCGAGGTGCTGGACACCGACCATGCGTACGACGCCGCACAGACGCTGCTGTCGCTGGCAGAGGACCGCGGGGACTTCCGTCCCGATCTGTCCAAGGTGCACCTCAACCATGCGGCAGCGAAGGTCAATCTTCTCGGACTGGTGTCGGCTAGCCCTCTCGATCCGGCCACCGGAATGCCATTCGACCCGGCAGTCCTGTTCGACGCAAGGAACACGACCAAGGACATCATCAAGGAGATCGTCGCGGATCACTCACATCCGTTGGCGGACGGCTTCGCCAATCGGATCGTGCTCGGCCGTGGCCTCAATCGGACGGCCCGAAACGTGCTGCTCAGCGCACCGGACGACGTACGCGAGTCACACCTCGTCGACGACGGTACGTTCGCACTGCTGCACGGCGGTCACGATGAGGAGTTCCTCCATGCCCGCGCGGTGCTGGTGGAGCGGGCGATCAGCCGCCATGTCGCGGCCATGGCTGAGTGGGGCGCGCGAGGCGGTCGGTCCATCGCTGACATGATTCGGAAAGCGGCCTGA